ACGCGAACATGAAATGTGGTTCTAAGGTACCATTGGGCCAAGCTAAGGACCACATTCGAGACAATTTGTTGTCCCAGATTTAAAGATTTGTAGCCTTAAATCATCTGTATTACGATTTAGTTAacccacattattattattaatggctttatagACAGAGGTCTGGGAgctagagagtgttccaacgtcatggaatgagtcgatagttgtccctatctttaaaaagggttcacgttgttcctgtaacaactattgggggataagtctacttccgattgcgtccaaactttcgtaggttgtttaaaacccgagaacgattgactcgcgaggagcaggctggttttcgttctggtcgaggatgcgttgatcatatcttcaccctccgccaaatgttagaacaccgtcatacttatcgcaggccaacagtcgtagtgtttcttgatatcagggctgccttcgatttgttggacaggactgctctctgggattgtctattgaggaagggtgtgcctgagaagtttattaacattttaaaggccctatatacgaacacctcaggcagagtgagggcatacaaccacctttctcccttgttccattcaagcagtggggttaggcagggttgcccaatctcaccattcctctacAGCTTTGCTATCGATGttgttctggaaacagctctgatgggtGTAAGTAATGGcagtgtggatctgttgcctggagaatgacttctcgaccttgagtatgcgtaTGATATTGTcctactgtgcgataatgcccaagccacTTAATTAATTGGCAATCAGTGTtcgtaggtatggtatgtgctttgcatcttcgaagtgcaaagtatttctacaagactggcaggattttAATCTTGTACTCACTTTGGGTGGTGAGCAGactgaagtagtcgagaagtccTGGTGcactcttgtaccaatatttgtgttcaaataaatagtaAATCGACAGTTCAATAAGTAACCGTTCCTATCTAGTTTCAAATCTTATGTGGTCGTATAAACCTATTACTTTAGTCTATTGACTTACGATCCCACTTATAAATCGGTAGCTAATTATCCCTTTATCAATTTACGGAAATACTCCTAAATATTCATCCTTATGTCACTTGAACACGCAGTTTTCTTACACCGACTACAATACTCCATGTTTATGAGAAGTGTGATATATGTACGGTAGGTCATGAGTATACGGGTCTCTTAGAAGTCACAAACTACTGGTTTTTATGATTCATTGGAGTGTAGATATTCTGGCTGCATCCTAGAATGTCTGAAGTTAATGTTCAGAAATAAATAGCACGATACAAGTGTATTTATCCTATCTTTTAAAACCCcacatgccctggtacggccgagagtggggagggcccgtcCTCTCcatcgaaatgctttcacacggccacgcgtatacagcctctgccagcgaagtcctattcactgccttctcgcggcattaccgttgtttacgaacttgagaggacgaaaagcaaatgttcatcactttaacagggttggtggataaagagggtccacctaggggagttgcaaaaccttgattccaaaccaatggcgcacacgggctccagtattctgagggaacaaatggcgtataaaccaatcgtcggtcaccgactaccacgagactgcatctccttatgatgccccactaccttgtggattaagCCTTTATGTCGAAGGCTCCGCGTGCGGcctcctaaggaaaccacccacttcggtctgggcaccttggcagtatcatagccctcaaacaattaaaatgaaatgacactTTTTTGTGTAGCGCctatatatctagtgcccccttgtactaatacttatatgttcaaataaagtaaataatgatcatattgAAAGCGTATCATCACCTAAGTAGTATTTCAGACACAGTCTATTGATTTTCCAAGCGAATACATTTTTAAGTAAGAGGTTTTAGTTATACGACTTCTTGTCAAAGTAAATGTGAAATATTCTGTTTATTAATACTTGCAAATGTTGTTTTCCATTCTCTATTGTCTTAAGACATGGTGACAATCAATCATGAAAGGTATGACAGATCTCCTTTTATGGAGTCACAAAATTCGAGTCCTACCCGAAGATCTTATGGTGAGAATGCAGTTAGACATAATGCTGATTCCGCACATAGAAGTTATGGAGTTAGTCGGCATTCTAACAGGGAAAAACATGATCTTAGTGGAAGTTATTCCAAATCGAAATCTCCATCTTTGTCAATTAGTCATAAAAATGAAGGTCGTCATCATAAAACTAATGAATTTAATCATCATCAAACGCCAGAATTTTGGGAGCGGCGTCGTAAAATGCGTGAGCGCGCTGGTGCTTCTGTAAACACACAGATATGGGAGTCAAACCCACCTAAAGAGGATTCTGATTCAGATAACGACCAACATACAATTTCTGGACAAGCCTTCGGACCTAGTCTCCCAACAGATTTGAGAATACTAGACAACCGTGCGGATTCTTATTCGCATAAAAAGCTTAAGCAAAAGAACGACAGCCATCATCGGTCACATAAACATTCCAAAAAGcataaaaaagaaaggaaaaagaGCAATAAGCCTAAAAAACAAAAGCGGAAGAATAAACATGTTAGTCGCAAGTCCTCTTCTTCATCACCATCTTCAGAATATGAGTCTGAAGTAGATAGTGAGGATGAAAAGAAACAATTTATTAAACAGATGAAGGATAAAAAACGTGAATTAGAACGTAAACGTGCACAAGAGGAAGAGGAGGAAGAAGCCGTCGGTCCAATGCTACCTACTGCTGAACATTCCAGCCTAATTCCATTAGATTATGGTCGAGCATTACTACCAGGTGAAGGTGCAGCAATGGCAGCTTATATTGCCGAAGGTAAACGTATACCACGACGTGGTGAAATTGGTCTAACCCCCGAAGAGATTGAATCGTTTGAAAAAGAAGGTTATGTCATGTCAGGTAGTCGTCATCGTCGTATGGAAGCTGTTCGTTTACGTAAAGAGAACCAGATATATTCAGCCGATGAGAAACGTGCTTTAGAACATTTTAACCATGCTGAGCGTGCTAAACGTGAAGCGAAATTGCAAGCTCAATTTAAGGCATTAATTAAACGAAAGTTGGAAGACAAACAAGCTGCTCCTCCGCCAAGTTAAGGAGAGAATAAATTTTTCGATAATGAGAACTGCTAACATATAGCAATTTCAGagaatttttttaaatcaatgtCTTGTATATAATATAATTTCATGTACTCTGCTAAGAAAAGTTTCCTTGGTCAACTAAAAAATTCAGCTGAATTGGACGATTACGGTTGTCATTCCATATGGATGTTATTTTTCATATTGGTTACTTTTCTAGTGTGCAATTTGACGAGTAAACTGCCAGAAATGATGTACATAAACTGAACTAATCGATTGTTTTATCGTGTACATAGTAGAAATGTACTGTATATTTTCAATTTAAATAGTTTTCACTTACTTTTTATACAAACGTTTCTTGAAATTACTTGGTATTTGGTTTGCGATAGCTTTAATAAAGCAGACTCAGGTGTGTATACAGATTTATTAATAATCACAACAGTAAAAGAAAGCAATGAGACCAAAAACTGAAAATATATGTTCAGAAGTACAAGTAAAATCGAAAAATATAAAGTTGGAAATAATAATGTGACTTAAGATCTATATGAAGATAGGAAATGGATGGAACTACTCCAGTGGAAgtgatttaaataataataataactcaaaCCAGCAACCGATGGCTTCATGGATTGATGATATGTTCCAGTTTATCCATCTGTAATCATTTCCCGAATTGCTCCCAAGCATATCTAAGTAGGCAATAAATGCTCATGTGCTAGGCAACTCCCAGTTACCTCAATCACTATACCTTAATAGTcttgtgttattattattgacttcACAATTAATGACGTAATATCATCTGGTTATAGTTGCTGGGGTGATTGTGTCGACcagatttatttcatttgtacaACTTGTAATCATTTTCTAGATATAAGACCTGAAGCCTATTGCCTACAAAATAACCAGTAACTGTTAATTTATGTGGAGGAGTGTTTGTAGCGTACCTTCtgtgtatatttgaaatatatctTTAAGTAGTGTGGTTAAATCTGGCGCAAGGTGGTGGTTGACCTCTGCTTAATATTTCTGTAGAATAcatgatgtatatatgtatacgtaTGAGCATGTTCCATGTAGTCTTACAATAAGGCTGGAGGTCGGTAAAACCTAATCCAGCCAATTTTTAGACAAAATACGTAAGTCTTCATGGATCAATTGGCTTCATGCGAACTGCTAGCGTCTCCAACCATCCTGTATTTTTATAATTCGAGGGAAGTGTTACAAAGATTGGTTCTATAGACAACACACTATTAAGGGTACATTGATTTCCGGTCctgaccgtagctgctaccttgacgtggtggtcgggttcgcctatcgtgatgacccaaccgtGCTATgttggctggaacatatgttcctgtaggctCTACCATGCCAGGGAGGtcgactaaaagcagcaactcaaggtctgagggcgaagtcgtactgctgactgtagagggatgtgacagcagtaaggtgtttcccttgGACAACCAGCATccacagcgatgctgccttctcacaaggagaggtggggttagaaaaggtcgaccctaaaaatgtcacgcctcaccttacctcacggacTTCCGTCTCCGTCGGTAAggcctttgaagaacggagctaacacgtcaaaaacctcccacaaaaaggccgtgcgtgaccggcctcaatcagttgtcccttgggctctgcggtcatgctcccaggtcgttaagaccaacattaatccaacttccttttcaggtccctcaagaaatacccttctacgatgtgggcagccgggaagtgatattagcgcTCATACTCGTAACAACACACTAGACCAAGTTGggcacattcaaatccttcctacacctcctaataactctcttatctccacgactaacccttctcacgtccttttatcacctcgcaccgctagggcgaACGGTTCGAGTacgcggaacgttattcctggtctcctgaaaccacgctctaaactacatgtaggaacttttaacgttcgaacattgtgccaaatataacaacaggcttccttagctaggatgttagaatctcgcaccatcgatatGTGCTGCGTCTCCAGAACgcacatacaagatccgagtggtgtcattcatttgacctcaccatgccataataaagaaccaactcgattcacgcttcgtgtatctggtagCCCTGATGTTGCTTCCAGTGGCATCGCTGGCGTAGGCGTAGCATTGAGTCccagggcagaactagctcttttatactggatcccagtagacagtcgtctatgcgctgtccgactaaacggaacggtaaggactcggaaagatagggacactcgtcgtctctgcctactctcccactgactgcagctcagatgagcttcacagaaagctttctgacctccgaaaagctaggcacTCTGATGTACTAATAATGGCTgttgactttaatgctcaagtgggtaaactaagcgaaaggaAGACACTTtagtggatcttatggtgtcgtggctcaaagaacagataatggcgaccgtctgttgcagctatgctcagataaccgcctgtttcttgcaattattaactttaagcacaatgaaaaacatcttttgataTGGTGACCCCCGAATCCATCCCAACGTTGGATccaactagatcacatcgctatcagccaccggtAGAGGGACTCggtagaagactgtcgctcattcttagattcagatcatgctctagtgcaagcacgtatctgtctgcatCTTATTGGACGTAGGGAAGACGCTGCGAGGAAGCCTCTTAGGGTTGTACTTAATAATATGCAGGTTAAGAATacatttcaggaacaactagaaaaacagttaggcagccatgtgagttatgcccaccccgaggcagcgtggaatgacatccgagaagctgtggaaacagcagtgatatccgctagtacgATAAAGCATAAGGTTgaggagaaacactggatcttaGCAGCATCCACCACACTGAtggatgctcgaaaactcataccatctggctctgaacataacgaagagtgGAGTCAGATTAAGAGCAGGCTAACAAGAAGCCTATGCAATGATCGCGAACCGTGGTGGGTAGccaaagcaagagagatggaaaaggcaacgGCAACAGCAGACTTGTTAGGGAAAGCGGTATTAGGAACAcaactgtcagcgaaactatctcagacaaagatggacATGTTACTcactctcaatccaggagattagATCggtgggcagaacactttagggatcagttcaactgatcttcagccacacttcggtttcccacgatccccagtcgtcctgaatggcaaattgaggtaagtcctccaactctttacgaggttgagaaagctataggaaatctgaagtgtgggagagcagcaggctctgacaggtttactcctgatATTTTTAAGAATGaaggtccagtactagcaacgagattgactgaggtctttggtagaatctgggaactgaacGTAATTCTACCtaactggtcccaatcactaaTTTtgtcagtctataagaaaggacaaaagtcctcttctGACAATCATAGTGGAATCAGTTTGAccaatatagtgtctaaaatattagcttcaataatacttggacaccttaccaaagctcgtgaagagcagactagagaaaaccaggctggttttcgacctggacgtggctttatagaccagatattcactctacgtcaggtcctagaacatagacacacattcagacttcccacaatagtagtatttctcgaccttaaggtggtatttgactccgttgatcgtaaGGTTCTATGggagtgtttgtcactgaaaggagtaccaaagaagtacattaacctcataaaggctctctactcgaacacatttggtcgagttagagcctatggcgaactgtcatcagaattgattacctcaagtagTGTtcgtccactctctccattcttgtttaacctTGTCGCATTCGccaaggcgagatatccgtctaccagccaaaggacgggtttactgtgcagtagttcgttccatcctatttcacggcagtgaaacatggccggtaagagtagaggatattcgtaggctactagtattcgatcataggtgtcttcgaagcattgctcgtatatcctgggaccaccgagtaagcaatgcagttgttaggaaacgggtactacgtaaggatggcaaatcaactgatgaagtagtgaaacttcaccaGTAGAGATAGCTGGGAcacttgttacgtatgcccaaccaccgacttctacgttgtaactgactgactggattTCCGGTATCAATGGCGAGGTTTAGAAAGTGTTCAGTCAACATCATTAAATCGAGAAATACTTCCTCAAATGTCACAATTAGCATGCGAAATTCAAACGTGGTTACTAAAACTTAGTTTTGGGTTGTCAATGTTATGAACCCACGCTTCGGATAAAGGGCAATCTGAAGTAGCAGAGATTAATACACACGTTGTTGAGTGTTTACAGTCTTTGCCCACATTTCAATTAGCTACGGCTCCATTTCTAAAAAGAGATTGAGTGACTGAAGCTAAATTCCATTTTGTGAATGTGATTTTGTTTTATCTAGTTATAATCCTACTAGCCTTAGATAAACTATTAGATGGACACATACTTATGAAATATATAAGAATGACTAGCACTGTGATTTGTATACGTAATTGTAGAGGAGGAAATTAATGCCTCAGTGTGCAGGGCTAACCAAGAATGTGTCATATTCTAGTTCtgtgaacaaataaatatgataatCTGCTGCAGTCATAATTTTACTCCATTTATACCCAGGCGATACTAACTTGAAACACTAAGCACCCCAGTGATGGTCGCAGAAAACCCCATCACCATTGCCCGTCCGATAAGTTTTCTCACTCCAACCAACGTCTGATATTAGCACATGTGCTCGTGGTATTGTTTCCATGAGGTCGACTCAAAGATGGAGCTAAAAGAAAGCTCGAGAAGGGTTTTTATCGCAAGGAGGCTTGGTATAAACTGCAGTTTATTATAAAGACAGTAGTAACATCTATAGACAGGATTCAGTAAAAAGTTAAGAGACAAAAGTAGTATCTCACCGGTAATCAGCAAGGATAAGGAACTAATTTATATAACTGAGAAAATCGATTACTGAAATTTCAGTCTGTATACCATACTCTCTCCCGTACATTTTTTGAGGTGTGAAGTTATCATCTATTCACAAGGTTGAGCGAAACGCTAAGGGCACACTAGGTTTATACAGCATCTACGGTACTAATAAATACTTAGAAACTCACCCTAGTGGGAGCAAAATATGGAGAGAATAGAGTGAGATTCAATTGTGATTCGATATAAAGTAGGTAGGGGCGATTCATAGAACTAGATCAGATTTAGTGAGCCGATGAACTTACCAGAAATTGACTCATCAagctgtggtgtgggttacttatataaACATAAGTAATATCTAACAATGGTCaggcataaaatgtatttcagtagaagatcaataagtgaaagaacaggaacgaaacgcaattggtatgaaaatgcatgaacaattaaatcagagacgatggactgatgtttccagaaggaacagtcaagattgagacaattgattgataatttgcaaattaaccatTTACTGTacggttgtcagattttagtgagatattctgaaattttgtgctcaaatacattcgatcgtccccactcgtgttcttgttcactacaaggCGACTATTATAATAGTGTTCGGAATGCTGAGAGAGACGACCAACTAAATAGCTTTTCTTCCTGGCTTTTTGCAGGATACACGCGTGATGATATATCTTCTGATTTCTGTTTACGTTGATCTACACAAAGCGTAACTTATTAGTTAAATTTCTGACGTAGCTGAGAATCCTTCAATTTGGTGCCGTATAAAGAAACTATAATTGTATCTGTTTCTTTACCATTATGGAGTTCGATAGACTTTTAACATGATAACAAGTTTTTTCTTCAACAGTGAACGTTCTTTTAATGACCATACTAGTTCTAGGATGAATAACATGAAAAAACAGAATACACACAGTGAGAAATGTTGGTTAGGGTAAATACAAATATTTTGTAAGAATCGTGAATTCGTAAGTTAACGTACGGTATAGATTTAGAGTGCTGGTAACAGTGTCTTAGATCGAGGGAGATGTTTAATTTATACGATAAACTGAAGTTCTTACCGATACTTGACTCGAGGTGTACATATGCTGTCCAAatgaaaaatatacaaaatatgtGACCTGTGG
The sequence above is drawn from the Schistosoma mansoni strain Puerto Rico chromosome 3, complete genome genome and encodes:
- a CDS encoding putative splicing factor, arginine/serine-rich 12 (Serine-arginine-rich-splicing regulatory protein 86) (SRrp86) (Splicing regulatory protein 508) (SRrp508), whose translation is MVTINHERYDRSPFMESQNSSPTRRSYGENAVRHNADSAHRSYGVSRHSNREKHDLSGSYSKSKSPSLSISHKNEGRHHKTNEFNHHQTPEFWERRRKMRERAGASVNTQIWESNPPKEDSDSDNDQHTISGQAFGPSLPTDLRILDNRADSYSHKKLKQKNDSHHRSHKHSKKHKKERKKSNKPKKQKRKNKHVSRKSSSSSPSSEYESEVDSEDEKKQFIKQMKDKKRELERKRAQEEEEEEAVGPMLPTAEHSSLIPLDYGRALLPGEGAAMAAYIAEGKRIPRRGEIGLTPEEIESFEKEGYVMSGSRHRRMEAVRLRKENQIYSADEKRALEHFNHAERAKREAKLQAQFKALIKRKLEDKQAAPPPS